The segment CAATACCATGCCTAAATGCGCCAAAGTTATCACCTCCTCAAAATTTATTTTTGCACAAGATAATTATTTCACAAAACCCCTTCGTAGTCAATGCCCTAATTATTCACTGTATATATTTTATGCGTAATGTATCAGCGAAAAAAAATGGCCCTACTCGGGGCCAAACTCCAATTTTATACTCGCTTTATAAAATACCCATGCTTTTTAACTTTCTCGCGGCATCAAGCACAATCTCGGCATGGCCTGCAGTATAACCGTTGCCGATCAGCATGGTTATGTCCTTCCCGACACCTTCTGCTCCCAGGGCCGCTGCGGTAAACTTGGTAGCCATGCTAAAGAAGTACACCGTACCGCCATCCCTAGTGGCCAGAACTGAGGCCATTTCCGTTCCGGGCACATCAACACAATTGATAGTAATATCAGCAAGTCCCCCCCCTGTGGCCTCTTGAACCTTCTCATATACTTCCAATGCCTTGGTAGCATCAGCTTGGATTACTCTATTCGCTAATCCCGAACACCTGATACGCTCACAACCGCCGTCACTGCGGGACAAACCCACCACATTACCGGTAACTCCGGCACGCTTCGCCGCCTCATAAAGACAGAGGAGTCCGGACTTGCCTCCACCGCCGATAACCAATACCGTATCTCCAGGTTCTACCAGCTTGGCAGTCTGGGCCGGGGCACCGGCCACGTCCAGCATAGCCAGAGAAAAATCCTCAGGCAAATCATCGGGCAACTGAGCGTAAATACCACTGGCAAAGAGGATGGCTTTTCCCGTTACCTTCAACTGATCTGATTTTTCGTTAACCTGATGTACAGCCTCCAACTTTAACGGCGTTAGGGATAAGGATACCAGCGTTGCAATTTTATCCCCAACTTCTACCTGTCCCGGAAAGTCTCTACCTACCTGAATAACCCTGCCTATAAGCATCCCGCCCGAACCGGTAACAGGATTATGCTGTTTCCCTCTTTCGTTAACGGTATCAGTAATCACTCTTGCTATTTCCTCACGGTCGCCACCCACTTGGCTGCTGATTTGAGAAAAACTTGCAGCATCAATATTTAGCACCTCTACATCAATCAGCAGTTCATTATCGTATATTTCCATATCGTTATTCAATTTCCACGCTGCCTGGGGCAAAGTTCCTTTGGGTTCAATAACCCTATGAGTACCGTAAACACATCCTTTTTTCAAGTAGGTCACCTCCTAATTTGATCCCAATCCCGCCACCAAATCAAAGACAGGGATGCCTTCAGCCACTTCTTTAATCTTATTAAAACACTCAACGGGGTCTATATTTCTCCCGGCAGGGCTTATCGGGTTAACCGTCACCGCCAGCAGATCGGCTTTCTTAATTACCTTGATGCTTCCCCCGGCCGCGATAAACCTATTAATAGACTCCCCCTCCGCCATCAGTCGGGTGACATCCTTGACCACTATCATCAGCCGCTGCAAGTCAATTGCCGAGGACATAATCCCCTGCAGAGCGAATTGAGTAAGTGCTCCGCCAAAGATTGCCAGAGATACGTCGTTGTATTTTCGCCAGAAGCTCGGCCCGGCAGCCAGCATTCTAAAACTGGGGATAATCTCATCGGTAGCAGTTCCCTTAAGCGCCACCTTCCCGGGAATATAAAGTTGAGCTGCGGACGTCGGTGCTAAAGCAAAAGAAAACTGTCTAATGCGATTATGGGTAATTGCTGCCACTTTATCCAGCGTGCTTGCCACCGATGCACCAGTGGCAAGCACGCTGGCGCCGGTAATATGGGGGGCAGCAAAGGACTGTCTATCCAGGGCGCCATCCACCATTACCATATCGGCACCTGCCTGCTTGAGCGCGTTAATTACCATGTCAATCTGCTTTACCTTTGACGGACCGGCTAACACCACCGTACCCGAACTGGTGGCCCGGGCCAAAATTACTTCGCCCAACGGAGTGTAAAAACCCATCCTTGCCAGCGGTACCACCGCCGCCGTACCGGCAGACAAGGTATTTTCAGCGGTAGAAAGAAGTGTACCGGCTGCAACTTGAATAAGGGGTTTACGCTTCTTGGTAAGCAAATCCCATGTTTCCCCGTCGCGCCCTACTGAAGTAAGCCCCACCCTAACCGTATTCTTTGCAGCAGCACTGATGAGATAATTTAAGGTCACGGTCTTCCCGGTATTTTTCGCTAAACCGGTCACTGCCAGATTAGGCAAGCCATGTTTTTCATATAACTTCCATAAGCTCATTTCCGCTTTATACCCAGTATTTTTTTCGCTTTTTCAGCATCAGCAATGCCCCTTTCAAATTCACCTGCCAGTCGGACTACACGCTGAACCAAGGGTACATTGCCCTGGGACAGTTCTCCTTTGCGGTAGTAGATATTGTCCTCCAAGCCTATGCGAACATGGCCTCCTAAGATAATGGCGGCGGCAGCCATGGGAAGCTGATGCCTGCCTATGGCTGCTACAGACCAGGTGGAATCAGCAGGCAAAGAATTCACTAAAAAGAGCAGGTTTTTCATTTCAGCGGGCAGGGCCCCCGGCACCCCTAGCACTAAGTCAAAATGTAATGGTGATGGTACCAAGCCTTCTGCTTCAAGCTGGATAGCATTTGCCACCATAGCGGCATCGAAAATTTCCAACTCAGGTTTGACACCTTTTTCCTTCATGGCAGCGGCGAATTCAGCAACCAGTGTAGCCGGATTATAAAAGACTTCTTCACCAAAGTTAATCGTTCCCGGCGTCAAACTGGCCATATCGGGTGCCAGTTCCACTGGTAACAGTCGTTCAGCCGTAGTCATACCAATGGCTCCCCCGGTAGATACCTGTATTATTGGATCGTAATGTTTCTTTATTAATGAAATTATTTCGCGGTAAACTTCTTTATCCTGAGTGGGAACCCCGAATTCATCCCGAGCATGGAGGTGAATTACCGCCGCCCCTGCTTCACAACAACGGCATGCCTCTGCGGCAATCTCCCGGGGCGATAGTGGCAGATACGGCGTATCCGCTTCGGTTAATTCGGCCCCCACCACTGCAGCGGTGATAATTAATTGCTCCATGTTCGTCACCTCACCTTACGCTGCAGGTCACCCGGCACCATACAGGTACCGCTGGCCCTTAATACCATAATCGGCTCTTTCAATACCTCAGCGGCAGACGGTGCCAGGTCGGGGTCCCGCATTAACCTGACTACCTTTTTCGCTTCAAATTCCATTTTGCGAGACGTCCTTCCCTCTGCAACAATTCTTCCGGTAGCCTCAATATAGTCACCTGCATAAACCGGCGCCATAAATTCCACATTATCGTAAGCTACAAACAATCCTTCATCGCCATCTTTACGAATTAACAATTCCGTAGCAACATCGCCAAAAAGTTGTAAAATACGGGCACCGTCTACCAAATCCCCGGCATAATGGGCCTCATGAGCACTCATTCTTAGTCTCACTTTCACTTCCATTATCACACCTCCCAAAAATTATTGTTGCTTGACACTGCCAGCCATTAGCTGTACTAAAAAAGAGGCTACATCCTCAGGATATGTGCCGGTGCTAAACCCTGCATCATAACCTAACTCTTTAGCAAGCTCCGGTGTAATGTGTGGTCCACCGACAATTACTACCAGCTCATCTCGTAATTCCTCCGCTTCCAATAATTCAATCAGCCGGGTTAAATTTTTTACATGTATATCTCGCTGGGTGACCACCTGGGAAATTAATAAGGCATCCGCCTGTTCCTGAACAGCCCTGGCAACCAGCTCTTCAGCAGGTACTTGGGCGCCCAAATTTATGGCGTTGATTTCAGGGTAGCTTTCTAGACCCTTATGCATGTCATAACCCTTCATGTTCATAATGGCATCAATACCTACCGTATGGGCATCGCTTTCGATACATGCCCCCAGAACCGTAATCTTTCTACCCAGATTCTTTTTGATAAAAGTGTTTATTTCACTGGACTGCATCAATTGATAATCCGGCTTGACAACTTGAATGGCGGTGTAATCCACCCAATGAGGACTCTGGGCATAAAGAATAATATAGGTGAAATTTTCGCCGATCCGATCCATCCAAACCACCCTGGCATTCTTTAATCCCATTTGAGCAGCCATCATCAGGGCCGCCTGCCGGGCTTCTTCTCCGGTGGGTACCGGCAGAGTAAATGAAAGCTGAACAGCCCCGTCATCAAGCGTATCCCCGTACGGTCTCACCCTGCTTAACTCCACTGCCATTGTCATGCGCCTCCTTTCTTTTAACTAATATTTCAAAGGGATTATAATATTGTTCGGACTTTTTCACCACGCCGTCCAGTCCTTTGCCGCCATCCTTCTGCCGGGCAATATCCGCAAACATACCTTGAGAAATCGCTGTCATCAGGCCAATAGCTGCTATTTCTTCCAACAGAGCCGCCGCATTCTCCAGTACTTCACTTGCCCGTTTTTGGATTAGCCCGTCAGGGGCAAACTGGATTTCCGCACCTAGATGCTTCATTGCTTTGAACACATAATCCGTATTTTCCAAACTCAGGTAGCGATCGTGTACATGGGGAGTATGGACTGCCTCGGTGGGCATTCCCAAAAGGTGCACACTTTGATTAGTGATAACGGAAGCAGCATTGAAGAGAACATTTTGTACATTCCCCTGAAATATATTTCCCGTCATATGCTTGGTAGGGGGCATATACTTCACCGGATTTTTCGGAAACAGCTGCCTAACTAATTGGGCCTGGGCCAATTCAAACAGAAAACTATCTTCTAACTTGGGTGAAATCTCAAATGCATGCCCCAAGCCTACCTGTTCGGCCTTCAACCCGCTTTCCACAGCAAATCGGAGATTAATAAACTGGCTTGCCACCACCGTATGTGCCTTTTCGTACGCATCCGCGGTAGTTAAATAGTTATCTTCTCCGGTATTTATCATTATGTCTGCGTAACTGAGAATTGCGCGGGAAAAATCTTGGTCAATAAAAGTACGAAGCATATTTATATCTCGAAAAATTATGCCATACATGGAATCATTCAGCATAATATCTAACCGTTCCAATGCCCCTAGCACTGCCATTTCCGGCATACACAGCCCTGAGCAGTAATTGGTCAGATAAATATACCTTCCTACTTCCTCACCGGTTTCATCCAGAGCGTGCCGCATCACGCGAAAGTTCTCCCGGGTAGCCAAGGTACCACCGACACCCTCAGTAGTCATCCCCGATGGGACATAGTCGAACAGACTTTGAGCCGTATGTCTGATAACTGCAATGATATCTGCCCCCTGGCGCACTGCTGCCTGGGCCTGCAGGACGTCCTCATGAATATTTCCTGTAGCTACTATTAAATAACGCAGCGGTTTTTCCCCTTCGCCCAATCGACTTAGCAATTTATCTCTTTTGTACCTCACCTTATCCAACTCAATAAGCGCCTGCTTAGCACGCTCTATCATCTCATGCCGGACCTTGGTAAATTCTGCTTCAGGAAGCTGAGTCAAGTCCAGTTGCCCTGCTGCATTCTCCTTGGCAACCTGCCGCGCATCCTTTCCGGTGACCAATATGGCATTGACCAACCAAAAAGCGGCACCCCGATTCAACTCACCCTTTTTTAGTAATTTATCCACAATGATATTAACCAACGGCACCCCGTCCGCCGTCTCACCCTCTACCCCCAGCAGGCGTAATACTGCCCTTTCTACTGCCATGGTGGTATTAGCATCAATTTCCTTTTTCACATCCCATGCAATTTTAAGAGAAGCCGCCTTGGCCCTGTTAACAGTTTTTTCATCCAAAAATAATTCCGCCATAATTACACTCCTCTCTTCCAGGTTCGGTCAGGATATACCAGCATACCCGCTATAAAAGTCATCGTTACTTGGATATCCTTAATCCGTTGAGGTGCGATGCGCAGCGGGTTTTCCTCCAAGACCACCAAGTCTGCCGCTTTACCTACTTCTATACTGCCGCGCTCCTTTTCCACACCCAGCGCATAGGCACCGTTAATGGTAAACATACGCAGTGCTTCCACCAAAGAAGTCTGCTGCATGGGATTGGGATGGTTTATGGCACTATGAATCCCATACATGGGGTTCATCGGAGTAACTGAGGCATCGGAACCTCCTGCCACCATCACTCCGGCATCAAAAATTTCCCGCAGCGGATTTGATCTATTTATCCGCTCCTCCCCCAGCCGCTGACCGTAGAGATTATCCAGGCCACCCCAATAAAATTCAAAGGTAGGCTGCATAGACAAAATTAATCCCAACCTTTTGGCTCGAACAATCTGTCTGTCGGTGGGAAGTTCAAAATGCTCCACCCGATGACGCGGGTCGCTGCGAGGGCTTAATTTCTGAGCGAGCTCATAAGCGTTAAGAAGTTGCTCTATTGCTCTATCGCCGATGGCATGGGCAGCAATCTGCAAACCGGCCCGATGCGCTGCTAAGACGAACTGATTTAATTCCTCCTGCGTAAAATATAAAATACCGTTGTTATCGTCATCGTCGCTGTAGGGAGCTGACAATGCCGCAGTGCGGGAACCCAGTGAACCGTCCAACAATATACATCCGCCTATCCTTTCAAGACCCAGCTCTAGCACCCGGTCTACGTCAGTGGTCTGGTAAAACACCTCTATCCTTAGGCTTACTCCCTGTTTATCTGCCAAAAGTAATTTAACTTCCTCCACACCGAAATCATCGCCGCCTTCAAGCGCTGATACAGTGGTAATCCCCTTGGTAACTGCAAATTGTGATGCCATCTCTAATGCGTGTTTCCGTACCCCGGGGTCCAAGTGATTGGCAATAAAGCTTCGGGCTACCTGATCAGCCTCAGCCCGCAAGACACCATTAGGAACTCCCCTTTCGTCTTTCTCGAGCCCATCAGTTCCCGGAGGAATTGCCAATACCTGAAGCAATCGCGTGTTGATTACCGATGAGTGGTAATCAACTCTGTTTAGCCAAACCAAATGGTTGGGGGCCACTGCATCCAGTTCTTTTTTGGTTGGCGGTTTTTGCTGCGGAAATTTTTGTTCGTCATATCCATACCCACGGATTAAAGTTCCCACCGGATGATAACTTGCCGCCTCTTTAACATTTCTAAGCACATCGGAAATATCTTCCGTATCTACCAAATTGACACTAATCAAAGATAAACCAGTATGCAGAAAGTGGGTATGATTGTCAATGAAACCCGGTAAAACAGTGGCACCCCGCAGAGCAAACACCCGGGTATTAGGCCCTATACCACCTTTGATGTCAACATTCTTACCTACCGCCTCAATTCTATCTCCCGTTATGCCCACTGCTTCAGCCCGAGGCTGCCTGACATTCATGGTAAGCACACTTGCGTCAACCAAAACCACGTCAAAAGCCATATCTCACTACCCCCAATCATCAAAGTGGATCTATTATCATAGTAACAACTGAATAATCAGAATTATATGGCTACTATGGCAAAAAATCATGCCGGGCTTTATACATTATGTATAACCGAATTAAATAAAGGACCCCCTTTAGGAGGGATTTTTCTACTCTTGGGCGAAATAACTCCGGTAGTAAACATTGTCCATGGGAGGGAAAAATAATGACCTTTCAAGTGAGCGATGCCTTAAAAATGGAAGCATTTAAGGATGCTATACTGTTAAGTGGTAATAAGGGCCTACAAAAAAAAATACGGTGGGTAAATATTCTCGAACTGCTTGATGACATTAGTTTGGTTCGCCCAGGCGAGCTCTTAATTACAACCGCTTTCGGACTGGCCCAGGACAAAGAGCTTCAAGAAAAACTGATACCCACGTTAGCGGGAAAAAAAATATCCTGTCTGGCAATCCAGACAGGATACTATCTCCAAGAAGTTCCCAAAAGGCTTATCATTGACGCCGAAAGGTTTTCTATTCCTTTAATTCAACTGCCCCAAGGTATGTCCTTTTCCCATGCTACTACCGACCTGCTGACAAGAATTGTCAACCGCCAGTTTGGTCTCTTGGAATATCGAGAGCGGGTCCGCCGCCAGCTGCTACAGACGATACTTGATAATGGCGACTTTTCATCTCTTGTCAAAGTCCTTAGACAACACCTAGGCAAATACCCCATTCGTATTTTAGACAGCACGTTTAACGCACTGGCCAGTTCCCGGGTAGAACCCGCCCTGCTTTCAACAAAAAACCTTACTAAAGAGCTTGACCAACTGGTGCAGCAGGGTTACCTGGATAACGCCGAAACCGACCATAGTCTGATGCAGATAAAAGCGGTAGATAATCTGATCCCAGCACAAAGGTTGATGCCCATATTGGCCTCAGGGAATCAGGTGTTGGGATATATATCAGTTTTAAACCTGCCTGCTAAGCTGTCATATGAACAATCCACCGTTCTAGATCAATCGAGTACGGTTTGCGCTTTACTATTTTTACGCCAGATAGCGGTGAAGGAAACAGAAAACCGACTGCAGGGGGATTTTTTGGACGATTTATTGGCCGGAAATTTTCTATCAACTGATCAAGTAGAAAAACGAGCCGCCTTCCTCGGCTATAATCTAGCTCAGTACGGTATGATTTTGCTGGCCAATATCGATGACTTTAGCGGCTATATCCACGGGAAAAATGAAACTGATATTCATGGTCTAAAAAACAATCTGCTGTATCAGGTAAATTGCGCCATAGGAAACCACACGAATCACAGCTTCATTACCCGTCTTCGCAGCGACAGCATCATTGTTTTAGTATTGGCACCGGAAGCTGATAACAATGAATGGCAAAACCGTTTGGCACAAACCATCCGGGCAAGGGTAAACCAGCAGTTTCCCAACCTCAGTCTTTCCATTGGCATCGGCCGGTTCTATCATAGTGTTACTGACTTCAGGAAAAGCTACAGCGAAGCAGAAAAATCCCTTCATATTGCACGTAAGTTATATCAAACCGATGCTATTGCATCCTTCGACCAACTTGGCTTTTACCGTTTGCTGCTGGAAAATGGGACAAACGAATTAGACAATTTCTACCGGGAAACCCTGGGGGCACTAATTAGCTATGACCAAGAAAAAGGGACGGAACTGGAAAAGACTTTAGCAGTATACCTTGAACAGAATAGAAATGCTCAAGCCGCAGCCGAAGAATTATTCATTCATCGCCATACGCTGCGATACCGTCTCGGTCGGATAGAAGAAATCGCTGGCATCGGGCTTGATAATGCAGAAAATGTCTTTAACTTGCAGGTGGGTTTGAAACTTCGCAAAATACTTCGTTAACATTTGGGCCCAAGAAAAAGGACGGCTGTCCAGCCGCCCTTAGTAAACTCAACCTGTGTAGGCATGAAATATCTCGCAATCTCCCTCAGCCCAGTTGATACAATTGTCACAACGAGGGGATTCCATCCCGGAAACATTGGCCAGTGACACCCCATAGCCCTGAGCCAGTCCCACTGATTCAAATTCTGGGCAGGCATCTGCAATTCGTTCAACCAGAATGTTCCTGGTATTCAACCGTGCCACCACCTCAATGCAGCTTCTTATCAATGGCCTGCCTGTCAAAGCCAACTATTACTTCACCATCAATAGCAATAACCGGTACCGCCATCATTCCGGTCTTCTTATGCATTTCGTCGCGCGCAGCCTCATCTGAAGAGACATCCAGTTCCTTAAAAGAAACTCCCTTTTGTGAAAGATACTCTTTCACTTGTGTGCAGTGTGGTCAAGTTGGTGTAGTATATACCGTTACGGCATGTTCCATCTGTAATCCATCTCCTTTCGAAGAGTTTATCCTTAGCATTCCGCCACAAACAAACTTTATTCTCTTAAAAAGGGTTGTTCAAAAAGTCCAACGCAGGTGAGCAGCGAATTTCTGCGTTGCTCAGTCTTCGAGACTGCTCACGTAGCCACCAGTACGCTCCGCGTCTAAAAGCCTTCGCGCCTTGAATTCTTGCTCCTGCTACGATGGACTTTTTGAACACGCACTTAAAATGGGTTGACCCAGTTAGGCGGTGTATCTCCGTTTAAAGCAGCGATAACATTATCAGCTACCATTTCCGCCATTCTATTTCTTGTCTCAACTGTAGCGCTGCCTGTATGTGGAGCTAAAACCACGTTATTCATACCAATTAACCTCTGATGAACAAGAGGTTCATGCTCGTACACGTCAAGTGCTGCCCCGGCTATTTCACCGTTCTCAAGTGCTGATACCAGCGCTTCTTCCTTGACTATCGGCCCCCGAGCAGTATTAATCAAATAGGCACTATCTTTCATTCTTTTAAAAACCGCCTCATCAATAAAATAGTGCGATTGCTCAGTTAAAGGTAAATGCAGGGTAACCAAATCAGCCTCCGCTAACAGCCCTTCCATGGAACGATATGACGCTTTTAGTTCCCCTTCAATCACGGGTGACTTCTGGCGGCGGGAATGATATATCACCGGCATGTTAAAGCCGGCAGCACGTTTTGCCACAGCCATACCGATACGACCAAACCCAATAATCCCCAACGTCTTACCGTTTAGCTCACTTCCCAATAAAAGTTCCGGGGCCCAGCCGGTAAATTGACCGTCACGCATCATCCTATCTCCTTCAGGAATACGCCGCGTCACCGCTAAGATTAAGGCCCAGGTCAGGTCAGCCGTAGCATCAGTAAGTACGCCAGGGGTATTGGTAACCTTGACCTTTTTTTCGGTGGCGCCGGCAATATCTATATTATTAGTACCAACTGCATAATTTGCTATCACTTCCAATTGCGGCAATGCTTCAATTACCTCCCGATCCACATTGTCTGATAGCAGCGTGACCAGGGCCTGCTTGCCTTTTGCACCATCAATAATCTCTTCTTTTGTCAGGTGCCGGTCTTCAGTCCCCACCGCAACCGAAAAATGCTGTTCAATTTTGGCAACTGCTGCATCCGGCAGCTTGTAGGTCATAAACACTTCTTTCATCATTTCACCCCCGTAATATTTTAACTTTGAACAACTTAAATTATTCCTGTTAATATCATTAGCTGTCAACTGGCATAAACCTTCCCACCACTGTACATCCTATATAACAAATAATCTCTTTCACTACGTTCAGAAAGGAGTTAAGCAAATGACATCTGCCGACCAATGTAAAAACCTAGGCTGTCGTTGGATTTTTGAACGCCAATGCAATGCCACCTATGCCTGCAGTAACCCGGATGTAATTAACCAGTCGGTAACCTGTCCATATCGGGGAATTATCAATAAGGAATAAGAAAAAAAGGAGGGGCAAATGCCTAAAAAAAATGTGGGAAAAACCGACCAGGTTATCCGTTACATTTTGGCAGCATTATTACTGGTTACTGCTTTTCTGACTAACCTTGGTTGGATATGGTTTGGAGTTTTGCTGATAGTGGGAATAGCACTGCTGGCCACGGCAGCAACTCAGTACTGACCGGGTTATGACCTGGTAGGTTGGTCAACCTACAGCAAGCGCCCAAACAAATGAAAAAATTTATACCTTTTGACTGGTATAAATAAAAAGTTCCTACGCAATGGTAGGAACCTTTGAAGGGTGGGGTGGGGATTTGGGGAATCCCACATTGATAGTATACAACAAAGAAAACCGTTTGTGACGTGACGAAGGTCACTTTTTTAGCAAGAAAAATAATTATTTGTATCAGCTTAGTTGGATAAATCGTTATGAAAGGAATGATTAGTAATGCAGGAACAATTAAAGGGAATGTTAAGCCAATTAGACGCAAGTTCCTGGGAAAACTGGAAAAAATCTTTAGGAAACATGGTACAACAAGCGAAAAAATCTGGCATTAATCAGGACACCCTGGTAGAGTTTGCAGCAGAATTTGGCGACTTCTTAACTCACAATATTTCTCCCGATGTCCCTGAAAACATAGCTCTTAAAGAACTATGGCAAGCAGCTAATGAAGAAGAACAAAAGACACTGGCCAAATTGATGTTAAAACTTACGCACTAAGCATTAAAATTTAAAACCGCGCGAAATGACATTTCGCGCGGTTTTTTTGATGTATAGGAAATTATGGGTTGTGGATAATTTCCTATACATGGGGGTTATTAAGGGCCCCTTATACTTATGTATTTATCTGTCTTTGTAAAGAACTCCGCCCTCGGCATAATGTTCTTTTTTCAACTCTCGGATAATGACCTTAACCACTTCCGGCTTACAGCTAACGGACTCAACTACTGCATCAGTAATGTTCCTTGCCAAACTCCTCTTTTGTTCTTCAGTACGACCTTCAATCATGTCAATCTGAACAATAGGCATCTTCACACCTCCTTCACATAGTCTAAACATTTTAACTAAAGAATACACTTTACTAAGCTTTGGTGCAAGTGAGCTTACGTAAAAAAGGAGGGGTCCTGTTGCTAACAGCCCGGGTAATACGGAGCGAAACGGTGGATGATCGCGAAATAATCCATTACGAGGTGGACTGTCCCTGCTGCGGCCAAACTAAGTTATTTATCGTTGCCGACCATAACAGTCAATCCCAGCTTCATTGTCCAAACTGTGGTGTCTTCTTCTACCCAACCAGTTTTGAAAAAGCCTCAACTAATAAGTATCGATATAGACGA is part of the Metallumcola ferriviriculae genome and harbors:
- a CDS encoding OAM dimerization domain-containing protein gives rise to the protein MAVELSRVRPYGDTLDDGAVQLSFTLPVPTGEEARQAALMMAAQMGLKNARVVWMDRIGENFTYIILYAQSPHWVDYTAIQVVKPDYQLMQSSEINTFIKKNLGRKITVLGACIESDAHTVGIDAIMNMKGYDMHKGLESYPEINAINLGAQVPAEELVARAVQEQADALLISQVVTQRDIHVKNLTRLIELLEAEELRDELVVIVGGPHITPELAKELGYDAGFSTGTYPEDVASFLVQLMAGSVKQQ
- a CDS encoding amidohydrolase — its product is MAFDVVLVDASVLTMNVRQPRAEAVGITGDRIEAVGKNVDIKGGIGPNTRVFALRGATVLPGFIDNHTHFLHTGLSLISVNLVDTEDISDVLRNVKEAASYHPVGTLIRGYGYDEQKFPQQKPPTKKELDAVAPNHLVWLNRVDYHSSVINTRLLQVLAIPPGTDGLEKDERGVPNGVLRAEADQVARSFIANHLDPGVRKHALEMASQFAVTKGITTVSALEGGDDFGVEEVKLLLADKQGVSLRIEVFYQTTDVDRVLELGLERIGGCILLDGSLGSRTAALSAPYSDDDDNNGILYFTQEELNQFVLAAHRAGLQIAAHAIGDRAIEQLLNAYELAQKLSPRSDPRHRVEHFELPTDRQIVRAKRLGLILSMQPTFEFYWGGLDNLYGQRLGEERINRSNPLREIFDAGVMVAGGSDASVTPMNPMYGIHSAINHPNPMQQTSLVEALRMFTINGAYALGVEKERGSIEVGKAADLVVLEENPLRIAPQRIKDIQVTMTFIAGMLVYPDRTWKRGV
- a CDS encoding PucR family transcriptional regulator yields the protein MTFQVSDALKMEAFKDAILLSGNKGLQKKIRWVNILELLDDISLVRPGELLITTAFGLAQDKELQEKLIPTLAGKKISCLAIQTGYYLQEVPKRLIIDAERFSIPLIQLPQGMSFSHATTDLLTRIVNRQFGLLEYRERVRRQLLQTILDNGDFSSLVKVLRQHLGKYPIRILDSTFNALASSRVEPALLSTKNLTKELDQLVQQGYLDNAETDHSLMQIKAVDNLIPAQRLMPILASGNQVLGYISVLNLPAKLSYEQSTVLDQSSTVCALLFLRQIAVKETENRLQGDFLDDLLAGNFLSTDQVEKRAAFLGYNLAQYGMILLANIDDFSGYIHGKNETDIHGLKNNLLYQVNCAIGNHTNHSFITRLRSDSIIVLVLAPEADNNEWQNRLAQTIRARVNQQFPNLSLSIGIGRFYHSVTDFRKSYSEAEKSLHIARKLYQTDAIASFDQLGFYRLLLENGTNELDNFYRETLGALISYDQEKGTELEKTLAVYLEQNRNAQAAAEELFIHRHTLRYRLGRIEEIAGIGLDNAENVFNLQVGLKLRKILR
- a CDS encoding 3-keto-5-aminohexanoate cleavage protein → MEQLIITAAVVGAELTEADTPYLPLSPREIAAEACRCCEAGAAVIHLHARDEFGVPTQDKEVYREIISLIKKHYDPIIQVSTGGAIGMTTAERLLPVELAPDMASLTPGTINFGEEVFYNPATLVAEFAAAMKEKGVKPELEIFDAAMVANAIQLEAEGLVPSPLHFDLVLGVPGALPAEMKNLLFLVNSLPADSTWSVAAIGRHQLPMAAAAIILGGHVRIGLEDNIYYRKGELSQGNVPLVQRVVRLAGEFERGIADAEKAKKILGIKRK
- a CDS encoding zinc-binding dehydrogenase; amino-acid sequence: MKKGCVYGTHRVIEPKGTLPQAAWKLNNDMEIYDNELLIDVEVLNIDAASFSQISSQVGGDREEIARVITDTVNERGKQHNPVTGSGGMLIGRVIQVGRDFPGQVEVGDKIATLVSLSLTPLKLEAVHQVNEKSDQLKVTGKAILFASGIYAQLPDDLPEDFSLAMLDVAGAPAQTAKLVEPGDTVLVIGGGGKSGLLCLYEAAKRAGVTGNVVGLSRSDGGCERIRCSGLANRVIQADATKALEVYEKVQEATGGGLADITINCVDVPGTEMASVLATRDGGTVYFFSMATKFTAAALGAEGVGKDITMLIGNGYTAGHAEIVLDAARKLKSMGIL
- a CDS encoding glutaredoxin domain-containing protein, producing the protein MKEYLSQKGVSFKELDVSSDEAARDEMHKKTGMMAVPVIAIDGEVIVGFDRQAIDKKLH
- a CDS encoding lysine 5,6-aminomutase subunit alpha produces the protein MAELFLDEKTVNRAKAASLKIAWDVKKEIDANTTMAVERAVLRLLGVEGETADGVPLVNIIVDKLLKKGELNRGAAFWLVNAILVTGKDARQVAKENAAGQLDLTQLPEAEFTKVRHEMIERAKQALIELDKVRYKRDKLLSRLGEGEKPLRYLIVATGNIHEDVLQAQAAVRQGADIIAVIRHTAQSLFDYVPSGMTTEGVGGTLATRENFRVMRHALDETGEEVGRYIYLTNYCSGLCMPEMAVLGALERLDIMLNDSMYGIIFRDINMLRTFIDQDFSRAILSYADIMINTGEDNYLTTADAYEKAHTVVASQFINLRFAVESGLKAEQVGLGHAFEISPKLEDSFLFELAQAQLVRQLFPKNPVKYMPPTKHMTGNIFQGNVQNVLFNAASVITNQSVHLLGMPTEAVHTPHVHDRYLSLENTDYVFKAMKHLGAEIQFAPDGLIQKRASEVLENAAALLEEIAAIGLMTAISQGMFADIARQKDGGKGLDGVVKKSEQYYNPFEILVKRKEAHDNGSGVKQGETVRGYA
- a CDS encoding hotdog domain-containing protein; this translates as MEVKVRLRMSAHEAHYAGDLVDGARILQLFGDVATELLIRKDGDEGLFVAYDNVEFMAPVYAGDYIEATGRIVAEGRTSRKMEFEAKKVVRLMRDPDLAPSAAEVLKEPIMVLRASGTCMVPGDLQRKVR
- a CDS encoding 2-hydroxyacid dehydrogenase, translating into MKEVFMTYKLPDAAVAKIEQHFSVAVGTEDRHLTKEEIIDGAKGKQALVTLLSDNVDREVIEALPQLEVIANYAVGTNNIDIAGATEKKVKVTNTPGVLTDATADLTWALILAVTRRIPEGDRMMRDGQFTGWAPELLLGSELNGKTLGIIGFGRIGMAVAKRAAGFNMPVIYHSRRQKSPVIEGELKASYRSMEGLLAEADLVTLHLPLTEQSHYFIDEAVFKRMKDSAYLINTARGPIVKEEALVSALENGEIAGAALDVYEHEPLVHQRLIGMNNVVLAPHTGSATVETRNRMAEMVADNVIAALNGDTPPNWVNPF